ACTTATAACAAAGTACGCTTGATGTACCAAGATGAAGCTGGTTTCGGAAGAATCAGTAAGATGAGTTCTTGTTGGGCTCCTAAAGGAAGCCGACCTAGCATTCCTAGCCATTATATGCGAGAATATCGCTATTGTTATGGGGCAGTAGATGCTCAGACAGGAGATTCCTTTTTCCTCATTGCTGGAGGATGCAATACTGAGTGGACGAATGAATTTCTACGGCAAGTCTCACAAGCTTATCCAGATGACTATATGTTACTTGTCATGGATAATGCTATATGGCATAAATCAAATACCTTAGAGATTCCAAGTAATATTGAGTTAGCTTTTATTCCACCTTATACACCAGAAATGAACACTATTGAACAAGTCTGGAAAGAAATTCGAAAACGAGGTTTTAAAAATAAGGCTTTCCAAACATTGGAAGCCGTCATTGATAAGCTTCAAGAAGTTATTCAAGGACTGGAAAAAAGCGTTTTAAAGTCCACTGTCGGCAGACAATGGACAAGGTTGCTTTTTGAAAATAATTGAGTATTAATTTATAAACTTACAACAGCGCCTCAAACTCAGCGACGGTCATTCCCAATTGATGGCTGGCAACCTCAGGTGTCAGAAGACCTTGACGGACGAGATTTACTAAACCTACTTTTAATCCCTCTTCAATACCTTCCGCCCTAGCTGTTTCCAAGGCATAGTCCTGTGCTAACAAGGCTTGTTCTTCTCGCATACGTAGTTGACTAAACATCTTCCTGTCCTCCTCGGACCAGCTCTTGTAGTCCAGCAGTTGGTCTGCTTGGCTGATGGCTCGCTCGGGTTGTTGGGTAAAGGGCTTGTTCCCAAAAAACTCCAACCACGGTTTGCGAACCTCGTCTTTGCTGGTTTCTCTGTATTTTTTTAATTCCAAGAATGCCATCTTGACTAGATGGTTTTCTTGTCCATTGTTTGTAATGGTTAAGACTTCACCCGTCGTATCTTCTCGCATGCTAAAACTGTGGAAAGCTAGATCATCTTGGAAATAATTACTATCCACAATAGCTATTGCGTAAACAGGTGCGATATGCTTGTAGCTCTGGTGAGTATCACCTTCTCGTTGGCGAATTTTTTCGAGGTTTTGATTGACCTGACTGCACAGGTAAGCCCACAGGCGATTGATGAAAAAATTCTGATGATGTACCTGAATTTCAATGATTACTTGGGTTCCATTATCTAGTTCAGCTAAAACATCTATACTAGTGTAAAAATCCTGCGCTGAGTACGGCAGGGAAGGCAAGACGTGAATGTTACTTCCCTCCAAAATGGTTACATTTTTGGCTGGTAAATCCAACATATCGCGAATAAATTGACAAGTGATTTCTGGATTGCTGAAAATTTTCTTAGCAACCAAGTCATTGGTTGGGCTGATGCCCGGATGACGTAAAGTCATATTCTTTCTCCTTTCATTATAGCACATTTTTAAATCTAGGTTTACTAAATTCTCTGGCTCTATCTATTTATTCGGAAAAAGTTTGAAAAATACTTGTTCTAGCTCTTCCCAATGGTATTTTTCCCTGCTTTCCTTTATAATGGGTGTATGGATAAGAAAAAATTATTATTGATTGATGGGTCTTCTGTTGCTTTTCGGGCGTTTTTTGCACTCTATCAGCAGTTGGACCGTTTTAAGAATGCGGCTGGTTTGCATACCAATGCGATTTATGGTTTCCAGTTGATGTTGAGTCATTTGTTGGAGCGGGTTGAGCCTAGTCATATTTTAGTAGCCTTTGATGCGGGAAAGACGACTTTCCGGACAGAGATGTATGCGGACTATAAGGGTGGTCGGGCCAAGACTCCTGATGAGTTTCGTGAGCAATTTCCCTTTATTCGTGAGTTGCTGGATCATATGGGGATTCGTCATTATGAGTTGGCTCAGTATGAGGCGGATGACATCATTGGGACACTGGATAAACTAGCAGAGCAGGATGGTTTTGATATTACCATTGTCAGTGGGGACAAGGATTTGATTCAGCTGACGGATGAGCATACGGTGGTTGAGATTTCCAAGAAAGGTGTGGCTGAGTTTGAGGCCTTTACGCCAGAATATCTTATGGAAAAGCTGGGCATTACACCGACGCAGTTTATCGATCTCAAGGC
This portion of the Streptococcus mitis B6 genome encodes:
- a CDS encoding IS630 family transposase (programmed frameshift) — encoded protein: MKLTNEEIQKIEQLLRDSSYAKYHKRLQIIYFRSKEKSYKEIMELLDCNKTTVWRNLKKYKEFGLEALLQETRGGRHREYMTYEEEQAFLKRHIEAARAGEFVTVNQLFEAYQQEIGRTSTRDGFYYLLKRHGWRTVTPRPEHPKKADAQTIETSKNKIYIRDLKYKRFKGEGTYNKVRLMYQDEAGFGRISKMSSCWAPKGSRPSIPSHYMREYRYCYGAVDAQTGDSFFLIAGGCNTEWTNEFLRQVSQAYPDDYMLLVMDNAIWHKSNTLEIPSNIELAFIPPYTPEMNTIEQVWKEIRKRGFKNKAFQTLEAVIDKLQEVIQGLEKSVLKSTVGRQWTRLLFENN
- a CDS encoding Rpn family recombination-promoting nuclease/putative transposase, coding for MTLRHPGISPTNDLVAKKIFSNPEITCQFIRDMLDLPAKNVTILEGSNIHVLPSLPYSAQDFYTSIDVLAELDNGTQVIIEIQVHHQNFFINRLWAYLCSQVNQNLEKIRQREGDTHQSYKHIAPVYAIAIVDSNYFQDDLAFHSFSMREDTTGEVLTITNNGQENHLVKMAFLELKKYRETSKDEVRKPWLEFFGNKPFTQQPERAISQADQLLDYKSWSEEDRKMFSQLRMREEQALLAQDYALETARAEGIEEGLKVGLVNLVRQGLLTPEVASHQLGMTVAEFEALL